A genome region from Nitrospira sp. includes the following:
- a CDS encoding ATP-binding protein codes for MDRPSHSDPAPTLHAQQIQVLYRNMPTGVLASAANAAILAAVEWSVAPHTPLLLWVMSLWMIAGVRSLLIFNYRRTSPASWNSADWYRWMLVTTSLAGFGWGGSVYFLTPEFPLAYELIHLFVIGGMAAGAVSVLSVSFPLFLWYVFPLSVPILAHLFLSGHEFHTIMGWMAILFFLATIHSAWNFNRALLSSMRLQIEKVALARSLTARTEAVEQLNRDITKEIHERRVIEDHLRTAQSDLEQRITERTADLAQANARLQEEVREHRRTEGARLSSEKRFNYLTDNLNQGVWFAQANPSQVVYVNPAFERIWGLPASRFYENPKLWRDLIHPDHQQVVRDVYDAEIANPTGRDLQLLYRIVRPDGQVRWIHDRMVVHRTATGEVDSLSGITEDITEARELEDQLRQAQKMEAVGRLAGGVAHDFNNVMTVILGYSAVLLQELNQNSAARYFVQEIQGAGERCAALTGQLLAFSRKQMLHPVSLDLHRVIRDLMTLLKSLIGEHITIVLQLDPQPLWVKADAVQLEQVLLNLAVNARDAMPHGGTLTIDTRQVSREEVWGPDHDTRTARTYVRLRVHDTGTGIDPATKAKIFEPFFTTKPPGRGTGLGLSTVYGIVHQSGGTITVESAVGQGTTMTVFLPEVVPPHTSLPPVEAEPDHKTGTEIILLVEDEPAVRLLTQHILRTHGYTVHEAEDGFQALDLIRRNALHIDLLLTDLVMPGMNGKELAMRLRSHFADLKVLYMSGYSDNPPVTGDEAQGQTTFLQKPFSPEDLIRVVREILQSVSPA; via the coding sequence ATGGATCGCCCGTCCCACAGCGACCCGGCCCCGACTCTCCACGCGCAACAAATTCAAGTGCTCTACCGCAACATGCCGACCGGCGTGTTGGCAAGCGCTGCGAACGCGGCCATTCTGGCAGCGGTAGAATGGTCCGTCGCGCCACACACGCCCCTGCTCCTGTGGGTCATGAGTCTGTGGATGATCGCGGGAGTGCGGTCGCTCTTGATCTTCAACTACCGGCGCACGAGTCCGGCATCGTGGAACAGTGCCGACTGGTATCGCTGGATGCTGGTCACGACCAGTTTGGCGGGATTCGGATGGGGCGGCAGCGTCTACTTTCTCACGCCAGAATTCCCGCTCGCCTATGAGCTCATCCATCTATTCGTCATCGGAGGCATGGCGGCAGGGGCCGTATCCGTCCTCTCGGTCTCTTTCCCCCTGTTCCTCTGGTATGTCTTCCCCTTGAGCGTTCCGATCCTCGCTCACCTGTTTCTCAGCGGACACGAATTCCATACCATCATGGGATGGATGGCCATCCTGTTTTTTCTCGCCACCATTCACTCGGCCTGGAATTTCAACCGCGCCTTACTCTCCTCGATGCGCTTACAGATAGAGAAGGTCGCCCTCGCACGGTCGCTGACCGCCCGCACGGAAGCAGTAGAACAACTGAATCGGGACATCACCAAAGAAATTCACGAGCGCCGCGTCATTGAGGATCACCTACGCACCGCCCAGAGCGACCTGGAACAACGCATCACCGAACGCACGGCCGACCTGGCACAGGCCAACGCGCGGCTGCAGGAGGAGGTCCGAGAACACCGCCGAACAGAAGGCGCACGCCTGTCGAGCGAAAAGCGGTTCAATTATCTCACCGACAACCTGAACCAGGGCGTCTGGTTTGCACAGGCGAATCCGTCCCAGGTGGTGTACGTCAATCCGGCCTTTGAACGGATCTGGGGATTGCCGGCCTCGCGATTCTACGAAAACCCGAAGCTCTGGCGAGACTTGATCCACCCGGACCACCAGCAAGTGGTCCGCGACGTCTACGATGCCGAAATTGCCAATCCGACCGGACGCGATCTGCAGCTGCTGTATCGGATCGTGCGGCCGGACGGACAGGTCCGATGGATTCATGACCGGATGGTCGTCCACCGCACCGCTACGGGGGAAGTCGACAGTCTGAGCGGGATCACCGAAGACATTACGGAAGCCCGAGAACTGGAAGATCAGTTGCGGCAGGCGCAAAAGATGGAAGCCGTCGGGCGATTGGCCGGGGGCGTGGCGCACGACTTCAATAACGTCATGACCGTGATACTCGGCTATAGCGCGGTGCTGCTCCAGGAACTGAATCAGAATTCAGCGGCCCGCTATTTCGTACAGGAGATTCAGGGCGCCGGGGAACGCTGTGCCGCCCTCACAGGACAGTTACTGGCGTTCAGCCGGAAGCAAATGCTGCACCCGGTCTCGCTGGATCTTCACCGGGTTATTCGTGATCTCATGACCTTGCTCAAGAGTCTGATCGGCGAACACATTACGATCGTCCTCCAACTTGACCCGCAGCCGCTCTGGGTCAAGGCCGACGCCGTCCAACTCGAACAGGTCTTGCTCAACCTGGCCGTGAATGCCCGTGACGCCATGCCGCATGGAGGCACCCTGACCATCGATACCCGCCAGGTCTCCCGGGAAGAAGTCTGGGGGCCGGATCATGATACGCGTACCGCCCGTACCTATGTGCGTCTGCGGGTGCACGATACGGGAACCGGCATCGACCCGGCGACCAAGGCCAAGATCTTCGAGCCATTTTTCACAACCAAACCGCCGGGCCGTGGAACCGGTCTCGGCCTCTCCACGGTCTATGGAATCGTGCACCAGAGCGGCGGAACCATCACCGTGGAGAGCGCGGTGGGCCAGGGCACCACCATGACCGTATTTCTACCGGAAGTCGTCCCCCCGCACACCTCCCTTCCGCCGGTTGAGGCGGAGCCGGACCACAAAACGGGAACAGAAATCATTCTGCTCGTGGAAGACGAGCCGGCGGTGCGCCTGCTGACGCAGCACATTCTGCGTACGCATGGCTACACCGTGCATGAGGCAGAGGACGGGTTTCAGGCCCTGGATCTCATCCGCCGAAACGCCCTACACATCGACCTGCTGCTGACGGATCTCGTGATGCCCGGCATGAACGGCAAAGAATTGGCCATGCGCCTCCGAAGCCACTTTGCCGATTTGAAAGTCCTCTACATGTCCGGGTACAGCGACAATCCACCCGTCACAGGGGATGAAGCACAAGGCCAGACCACATTTCTGCAGAAGCCCTTCTCGCCCGAGGACTTGATCCGCGTGGTGCGCGAGATCCTCCAGTCCGTCTCGCCGGCCTAG
- a CDS encoding outer membrane protein transport protein yields MNILHLLDANGSHQTFRLATPPPHLEENRWRRRRNRTGAPYAHMPMAWCALIVALVCVVPSARAGSFRIYDHSASATGQASAFTAQADDASAGYYNPAGMTQLRGVQLSAGTTLIAGGFSFQNGAGTQANGDLRGSVAVPPPSNLYITANLKDLGIGSSESTAVGLAVFNPFGTLTRWSDSGPFSTATTKAAFELIDIRPSIAFRPLPDLAIGLGADIYTFSGAFGEGQVERQFRWPGGLGIPAGTGMELNGNDTAAGFNASLLYTPLRNEDGRPLVNIGLIYRSQATLHLDGQLLAGGSRVADARTTFVVPQVLTGGIALWPVRDKEREWKLELDVDYTGWKSVRNLDTTLSNGLAIATPANWTSGYTVMIGTEYKWLNPAPLPDWDIALRAGYWHSQKAIPDQTFNPAIPDGDNHAVSTGIGFMCRGHGKFLGVIPCGGSDKALIPKGLGIDLAYQAILYESRTVAGNVNPTVNGTYHTTLHVGSINLRVNF; encoded by the coding sequence GTGAATATTCTACACCTGCTTGATGCTAATGGGTCACACCAGACCTTCCGTCTCGCAACCCCTCCGCCGCACCTCGAAGAAAACCGGTGGCGGCGCCGCCGGAATCGAACGGGTGCCCCGTACGCGCACATGCCCATGGCCTGGTGCGCCCTGATCGTCGCCCTCGTTTGTGTCGTCCCCTCCGCGCGGGCGGGAAGTTTTCGCATCTACGATCACAGCGCTTCAGCCACCGGCCAGGCGTCGGCATTTACGGCTCAGGCCGACGATGCCTCCGCCGGGTACTACAACCCGGCCGGCATGACCCAACTCCGTGGGGTTCAGCTCTCGGCCGGCACCACCCTCATCGCTGGCGGCTTCTCGTTCCAAAACGGCGCAGGCACCCAGGCGAACGGCGACCTTCGCGGCAGTGTGGCGGTTCCGCCTCCATCGAACCTGTACATAACGGCCAATCTCAAAGACCTCGGCATCGGCTCCTCCGAGAGCACCGCCGTCGGCCTCGCCGTCTTCAACCCGTTCGGGACCCTGACCCGTTGGTCGGACAGTGGCCCATTTTCCACGGCGACCACCAAAGCCGCGTTCGAATTGATCGATATTCGCCCCTCCATCGCCTTTCGACCGTTACCGGATCTGGCAATCGGGTTGGGAGCGGACATCTACACGTTTTCTGGCGCCTTCGGAGAAGGGCAGGTCGAGCGCCAATTTCGCTGGCCCGGGGGCCTCGGCATCCCGGCCGGGACCGGCATGGAATTGAACGGAAACGACACCGCCGCAGGCTTCAACGCCAGCCTGCTCTACACCCCCCTGCGCAATGAAGACGGGCGGCCGCTCGTCAATATCGGCCTGATCTATCGGAGCCAGGCCACCCTGCATCTGGACGGACAATTGCTCGCCGGCGGCTCCCGTGTTGCCGATGCCCGTACGACGTTTGTCGTGCCACAAGTCCTCACCGGCGGCATCGCCCTCTGGCCCGTCCGAGACAAAGAGCGGGAATGGAAACTGGAGTTGGATGTGGACTACACCGGCTGGAAATCGGTTCGCAATCTGGACACGACCCTCTCAAACGGACTCGCCATCGCCACACCCGCCAACTGGACCAGCGGGTATACCGTGATGATCGGCACGGAATACAAATGGCTGAACCCCGCGCCGCTTCCCGATTGGGACATCGCGTTGCGCGCCGGCTACTGGCATTCTCAGAAGGCGATACCCGACCAGACCTTTAACCCCGCCATCCCCGATGGCGACAACCATGCCGTGTCCACGGGCATCGGATTCATGTGTCGAGGGCACGGCAAGTTTCTCGGAGTCATCCCCTGCGGGGGATCGGACAAAGCCCTCATCCCCAAAGGCCTCGGAATCGATCTGGCCTACCAGGCCATTCTGTACGAAAGCAGAACCGTGGCCGGGAACGTGAATCCCACCGTCAACGGTACGTATCACACGACATTGCATGTCGGCTCCATCAATCTCCGCGTTAATTTTTGA
- a CDS encoding sodium:solute symporter family protein, producing the protein MLLSFVILYLACSVGIGLYAATRVHNAKDFAVAGRCLPLPIVTATVFATWFGAETVLGISATFVKDGLRAVVADPFGSSLCLILAGLLFARRLYRLNLLTIGDFYRLRYNRTVEVLCTLCIVASYLGWVSAQIKAMGLVFNVVTDGAVSQPVGMVLGAVIVLTYTVFGGMFSVAILDFVQITIIMGGMLYIGSVISGLAGGVERVVTHAAMAGKLDFFPPARMDAWIPFLGAWVTMMFGSIPQQDVFQRITSARDERTAVRGSVLGGTLYFFFAFVPMFLAYSATLVDPAQVAQLLERDSQLILPTLIVQHTPIAAQIVFFGALLSAIMSCSSATLLAPSVAFSENIVKGWMPTISDQGLLRVMRTVLVGFAATVLLFALNSEASIFKMVESAYKVTLVAAFVPLLAGLYWPRATTQGAILAIIAGLGTWCGSELTVTLDQIWPPQLLGVLVAAVGMVAGSLLPQWIEHPAGLEASAGP; encoded by the coding sequence ATGCTGCTATCCTTCGTGATTCTCTACCTTGCCTGCTCGGTCGGGATCGGGCTCTACGCGGCGACCCGCGTGCATAATGCCAAAGACTTCGCCGTCGCCGGGCGCTGTTTGCCGCTTCCCATCGTGACCGCGACGGTATTCGCAACCTGGTTCGGCGCCGAGACGGTGCTCGGCATCTCCGCCACATTTGTCAAAGACGGGCTGCGCGCCGTGGTGGCCGATCCGTTCGGATCGAGTCTTTGTTTGATTCTTGCCGGATTGTTGTTCGCCCGCCGGCTGTATCGGCTCAACCTGCTTACCATCGGAGACTTCTATCGGCTGCGGTACAACCGCACGGTCGAAGTGCTCTGTACCCTCTGTATCGTCGCGTCGTATCTCGGGTGGGTCTCGGCCCAGATCAAGGCCATGGGGCTGGTCTTCAACGTCGTGACGGATGGAGCCGTGAGCCAGCCGGTCGGTATGGTGCTGGGAGCGGTCATTGTCCTGACCTACACCGTGTTCGGGGGCATGTTCTCAGTGGCGATTCTGGATTTTGTGCAGATTACCATCATCATGGGGGGCATGCTCTACATCGGTTCGGTGATCAGCGGGTTAGCCGGCGGGGTGGAACGGGTGGTCACGCATGCGGCCATGGCGGGCAAACTGGACTTTTTTCCGCCGGCGCGGATGGATGCGTGGATTCCGTTCCTCGGCGCGTGGGTCACGATGATGTTCGGCTCGATTCCGCAGCAGGATGTGTTTCAGCGCATCACCTCGGCGCGGGATGAGCGCACGGCGGTGCGGGGATCGGTGCTGGGTGGGACGCTGTATTTCTTTTTCGCCTTCGTGCCGATGTTTCTCGCCTACTCGGCCACATTGGTCGATCCGGCGCAGGTGGCGCAGCTGCTTGAACGGGATTCCCAGCTCATTCTTCCGACCCTGATTGTGCAGCACACGCCGATCGCCGCGCAGATCGTGTTTTTCGGCGCGTTGTTGTCCGCCATCATGAGCTGTTCGTCTGCCACGCTGCTCGCGCCGTCGGTTGCGTTCAGCGAAAATATCGTCAAGGGCTGGATGCCCACGATCAGCGATCAGGGCTTGTTGCGGGTGATGCGAACCGTCCTCGTCGGGTTTGCGGCCACGGTGCTGCTGTTTGCGCTCAATTCAGAGGCCAGTATTTTTAAGATGGTCGAAAGTGCCTACAAGGTCACGCTGGTGGCGGCTTTCGTGCCGCTGTTGGCCGGTTTGTACTGGCCAAGGGCTACCACGCAGGGCGCGATATTGGCGATCATTGCCGGACTCGGGACCTGGTGTGGATCAGAGCTGACCGTGACGCTCGATCAGATCTGGCCGCCGCAGCTGCTGGGGGTCCTGGTTGCTGCTGTGGGGATGGTGGCCGGGTCGTTGCTGCCTCAATGGATCGAGCATCCGGCTGGATTAGAAGCGTCTGCGGGGCCGTAG